One Nodosilinea sp. FACHB-141 DNA segment encodes these proteins:
- a CDS encoding HD family phosphohydrolase has protein sequence MSQFMKAIQDIVAAVERWWALEQQAMKPTTPRSTLSPRSLSLNVEAVDTEAIATSAQRRFEVWPQPCRPLRRRKNIRYPRFAFAVAALGLTAILGQRFYNQPGLQVGSIAPNTVLAPSTVRVEDKETTEERRRDARNGALQVLRVDPTVDDSVLRSLNALMDQVGDIRRQAGGVPFVPTSKLSTQVQVYLRRSDDATWLKLRSLIDPLADDSARGEQVPLAMLLRNQTITPDQQTALGELWAYGQRSSSQELAKLLTAVEKSRQSYQEAMANLTLLAAQAEGVAEAPPLFDLPLQDWVNAQVEIRKAAERMLAQGIHAGLPPEMLDRAAYLQLKDTLPRPIEPLARQLLLSTLEPNLVEDSDRTRQQADMAAEAVRPVIIEAQQGELIVSSGEPISQEQFVLLDSFNLSQRRFNYWGLAMFGGLVAGGVGLFLLVEHWVPQRLRQKDYLLLSAMVVSTGVMQIFGVAAYGLPAIGLLAGSFYGPVLGGTLVVLVAVLLPVGSAVSSISFMAGAAGALVCSLLASRMRSREELALLGGGVGLTQGVVYLLLTLVVSPVSLISAGSVMLTGAALQGIYGVISSIAAQGLSPYLEHLFDLVTPIRLAELSSPNRPMLKRLASEAPGTFQHTVFVSSLAEAAARALGCNVELVRAGTLYHDIGKMHDPQGFIENQMGGPNKHDELNDPWLSAIIIKKHVTEGIVMARKCRLPKAVRSFIPEHQGTMLISYFYHQAQELAKHEPALTVQEADFRYDGPIPQSPETGIVMLADSCEAALRSLTNATPDEALAMVNRILRARWKDNQLVESGLTRDHMTLIAEIFVQVWQQYNHKRIAYPKAALAPRAG, from the coding sequence ATGTCTCAATTTATGAAGGCAATTCAGGACATTGTGGCTGCGGTCGAGCGCTGGTGGGCCCTAGAGCAGCAGGCAATGAAGCCGACTACACCGCGTTCTACGCTGTCGCCGCGATCGCTATCCCTGAATGTGGAGGCGGTGGATACGGAGGCAATCGCTACCTCAGCCCAGCGCCGTTTTGAGGTCTGGCCTCAGCCCTGTCGCCCCCTACGGCGGCGCAAAAATATTCGCTATCCCCGCTTTGCCTTTGCGGTCGCTGCGCTAGGGCTAACGGCCATTCTGGGGCAGCGTTTCTACAATCAGCCAGGATTGCAGGTGGGCAGCATTGCCCCCAATACCGTGCTGGCCCCAAGCACGGTGCGAGTAGAAGACAAAGAAACCACCGAAGAGCGTCGTCGCGATGCCCGCAACGGTGCCCTTCAAGTGCTCCGGGTTGACCCCACCGTCGATGACTCGGTGCTGCGGTCGCTCAACGCGTTGATGGATCAAGTGGGCGATATCCGCCGCCAGGCTGGCGGAGTGCCCTTTGTGCCCACCAGCAAACTGTCGACTCAGGTGCAGGTTTATCTGCGCCGCTCTGACGATGCCACTTGGCTCAAGCTGCGCAGCCTTATCGACCCCCTAGCTGACGACAGCGCCAGAGGCGAGCAGGTGCCTTTAGCAATGCTGCTGCGCAACCAAACCATCACCCCCGATCAGCAGACAGCCCTGGGGGAACTGTGGGCCTATGGTCAGCGGTCTAGTAGTCAAGAGCTGGCGAAACTGCTGACGGCGGTGGAAAAGTCTCGCCAGAGCTATCAAGAGGCGATGGCCAATTTAACGCTGCTGGCCGCCCAAGCCGAAGGCGTTGCCGAGGCTCCTCCCCTGTTCGATCTACCGCTGCAAGACTGGGTCAACGCTCAAGTCGAGATTCGCAAAGCCGCAGAGCGCATGCTAGCCCAAGGCATTCATGCTGGACTGCCGCCCGAAATGCTCGACCGGGCAGCCTACCTTCAGCTCAAAGACACCTTGCCTCGCCCAATCGAGCCCCTGGCTCGCCAGCTCTTGCTCTCGACCCTAGAGCCAAACCTGGTCGAAGATAGCGATCGCACTCGGCAGCAGGCCGACATGGCCGCAGAGGCCGTGAGGCCGGTGATTATAGAGGCGCAGCAGGGCGAGCTGATTGTCTCGTCTGGAGAACCCATCAGCCAGGAACAGTTTGTGCTGCTCGACAGCTTCAACCTTAGCCAACGCCGCTTTAACTACTGGGGACTGGCCATGTTTGGTGGGCTAGTGGCGGGTGGAGTGGGTCTGTTTTTGCTAGTTGAACACTGGGTGCCCCAGCGGCTGCGCCAAAAAGACTATCTGCTGCTGTCGGCGATGGTGGTCAGCACCGGAGTGATGCAAATTTTTGGGGTAGCGGCCTACGGGTTACCGGCCATCGGTCTTTTGGCGGGCAGCTTCTACGGCCCGGTACTGGGCGGCACGCTGGTGGTGCTAGTGGCAGTGCTGCTGCCGGTGGGGTCGGCAGTGAGCAGCATTTCGTTTATGGCGGGGGCGGCAGGGGCTCTGGTGTGCAGTCTGCTGGCCAGCCGCATGCGATCGCGTGAAGAGCTAGCCCTGCTAGGCGGTGGTGTCGGCCTCACTCAGGGCGTGGTTTACCTGCTGCTGACCCTGGTAGTGAGCCCGGTGTCTTTAATTTCTGCTGGGTCAGTTATGCTCACCGGGGCCGCCCTTCAAGGCATCTATGGGGTGATTTCTAGCATTGCCGCCCAGGGGTTGAGCCCTTATCTAGAGCACCTGTTTGACCTCGTTACCCCAATTCGCCTGGCCGAGCTGTCGAGCCCCAACCGCCCCATGCTGAAGCGGTTGGCCTCCGAAGCGCCGGGCACCTTTCAGCACACGGTGTTTGTGTCGAGCCTGGCCGAGGCTGCTGCCCGTGCCCTGGGCTGCAACGTCGAGCTGGTGCGGGCCGGTACGCTCTACCACGACATTGGCAAAATGCACGACCCCCAGGGTTTCATCGAAAATCAGATGGGTGGCCCCAACAAACACGACGAACTCAACGACCCCTGGCTCAGCGCCATCATTATCAAAAAGCACGTTACTGAGGGCATTGTGATGGCCCGCAAATGTCGGCTGCCCAAGGCGGTGCGATCGTTCATTCCCGAGCACCAGGGCACGATGTTGATCAGCTACTTCTACCACCAGGCGCAAGAATTGGCCAAACATGAACCGGCCCTGACGGTTCAAGAAGCTGACTTCCGCTACGATGGCCCCATTCCTCAGTCGCCTGAGACCGGCATTGTCATGCTGGCTGACTCCTGCGAGGCAGCGCTGCGATCGCTCACCAATGCCACCCCCGACGAGGCCTTGGCCATGGTCAACCGTATTCTGCGCGCCCGCTGGAAAGATAACCAGCTGGTAGAATCAGGCCTCACTCGCGACCACATGACCCTGATTGCCGAAATTTTTGTGCAGGTGTGGCAGCAGTATAACCACAAGCGGATTGCCTACCCGAAGGCGGCGTTGGCGCCGAGGGCGGGGTAG
- a CDS encoding HAD-IA family hydrolase — protein MKTLEALIFDVDGTLAETERDGHRVAFNQAFQEFGLRWHWPVGLYGQLLRVAGGKERIRHYIQRYQPKFETENIDELVVALHQAKAKHFQALVESHVIPLRPGVRRLIEAAQREGVRLAIATTSAKDSVIPLLEHLLGPDSPGWFEMIAAGDMVTTKKPAPDIYNLVIDAMNLNPATCLVIEDSPQGLEAATAAGLPTVVTVNDYTRNYALPGARLVISHLGEPSLPFEVLWGKANNAYYFSLDLAQALLSPQATQG, from the coding sequence ATGAAAACCCTTGAGGCGCTAATTTTTGATGTCGATGGCACCCTGGCCGAAACCGAGCGCGACGGCCACCGCGTTGCCTTTAACCAAGCGTTTCAAGAGTTTGGTCTGCGCTGGCACTGGCCCGTGGGTCTCTATGGGCAGCTGCTGCGGGTAGCGGGGGGCAAAGAGCGTATTCGCCATTACATTCAGCGCTACCAGCCCAAGTTTGAAACTGAGAATATCGACGAACTAGTGGTGGCCCTACACCAGGCCAAGGCCAAGCACTTTCAAGCGCTGGTCGAGAGCCACGTGATTCCGCTGCGGCCGGGGGTGCGGCGGCTGATTGAGGCGGCACAAAGGGAGGGGGTGCGGTTGGCGATCGCTACCACCAGCGCCAAAGACAGCGTCATCCCCCTGCTCGAACATCTGCTGGGGCCAGACTCACCCGGCTGGTTTGAGATGATCGCGGCCGGAGACATGGTGACCACCAAAAAACCCGCCCCCGACATCTACAATCTCGTGATCGATGCGATGAATCTCAACCCCGCCACCTGTTTGGTGATTGAAGACAGCCCCCAGGGCCTAGAAGCAGCGACTGCCGCCGGGCTCCCCACCGTGGTTACCGTCAACGACTACACCCGCAACTATGCTCTGCCCGGCGCTCGCCTGGTCATTAGTCATCTGGGCGAACCCAGCCTCCCCTTTGAAGTCCTTTGGGGCAAGGCCAACAACGCCTACTATTTCTCTCTAGATCTGGCCCAGGCACTGTTGTCGCCCCAAGCCACCCAAGGGTAA
- a CDS encoding peptidoglycan-binding protein — protein MFRVSPFIQRMTPGGASQRVWGAVAAIPFWGGCAIALGVSLTASVTWAQDPAEEKPPASQPATPTVSGGRIVRPTLQLGSQGESVRELQSMLILLGYYPGPVTGVYQEDTAAAARRFQTAASVTADGIVGPATWSRLFPTPPEEANPPTATASSSTTPPATTPSATAPGSTTPPATTPPATTTPATPSGGTPAALPVLRPGMEGDAVRQLQQRLRTKKFYNGTVDGVFGSQTEAAVRAAQAANNLTVDGIVGPATWRALN, from the coding sequence ATGTTCCGCGTCTCCCCTTTTATACAACGGATGACTCCAGGGGGGGCCAGCCAGCGCGTCTGGGGAGCAGTCGCTGCAATTCCCTTCTGGGGAGGCTGCGCTATCGCCCTCGGCGTAAGCCTAACCGCTTCCGTCACCTGGGCTCAAGACCCAGCTGAGGAAAAGCCCCCGGCTAGCCAACCCGCTACACCTACGGTGAGCGGCGGTCGCATTGTCCGGCCTACCCTTCAGCTAGGCAGCCAGGGAGAGTCGGTACGAGAACTACAGTCCATGCTGATACTGCTGGGCTACTACCCCGGCCCAGTAACCGGCGTCTACCAAGAAGACACCGCCGCCGCCGCCCGACGGTTTCAAACCGCTGCGAGCGTTACTGCCGATGGCATTGTTGGTCCCGCCACCTGGAGCCGCCTATTCCCAACTCCGCCGGAGGAGGCCAACCCACCAACGGCCACGGCCTCCAGCAGTACAACCCCACCAGCAACCACTCCCTCAGCTACGGCTCCTGGCAGTACAACCCCACCGGCGACTACTCCCCCAGCCACGACCACTCCCGCAACCCCCAGCGGCGGTACCCCAGCCGCTCTTCCTGTGCTGCGCCCTGGCATGGAAGGAGACGCCGTGCGGCAGCTCCAGCAGCGCCTGCGCACCAAGAAATTTTACAACGGTACCGTTGATGGGGTGTTCGGCAGCCAAACCGAGGCTGCCGTGCGTGCTGCCCAAGCTGCTAATAACCTAACCGTGGACGGCATCGTCGGCCCAGCCACGTGGCGAGCGCTCAATTAA
- a CDS encoding DUF2862 domain-containing protein, producing the protein MALEIGQKVKVSRLRDRVSKNVAAYLGKRGVVSQFKMVDGSDVGVVVEFEDNYTTWFFEDELSAIQ; encoded by the coding sequence ATGGCTTTAGAGATTGGCCAGAAGGTGAAAGTATCCCGTCTTCGCGATCGGGTTTCTAAGAATGTAGCGGCTTACCTCGGCAAGCGCGGTGTCGTGAGCCAGTTCAAAATGGTGGACGGCAGCGACGTTGGCGTCGTAGTCGAGTTTGAAGACAACTACACCACCTGGTTCTTTGAAGATGAGCTGTCTGCAATTCAGTAG
- a CDS encoding TenA family protein, translating to MSLSLALWHANNDLAQACLHHPFVQGIGDGTLPVEKFAYYVGQDAFFLEAFARAYSIAAAKAETWQDFQVFHQLADGVLAELTLHGSYAQEWGVDLTTVTPGAATRRYTDFLLSTAWGQAPGATAVAMAPCMRLYAFLGQSLAKRSPPPHRYSPWIDTYSSDQFEPLAAQLEALIDHSTADNASNQTAYRYAMECELAFFEAAWQIGSLQPQE from the coding sequence ATGTCCCTCTCCCTAGCCCTCTGGCACGCCAACAATGACCTAGCCCAGGCCTGCCTGCACCATCCCTTCGTCCAGGGCATTGGCGACGGCACCCTGCCGGTGGAAAAATTTGCTTACTACGTGGGGCAAGACGCTTTTTTTCTCGAAGCCTTTGCCCGCGCCTACAGCATCGCTGCTGCCAAAGCGGAAACCTGGCAAGACTTTCAGGTATTTCATCAGCTGGCTGATGGGGTGCTGGCCGAGCTAACTCTGCACGGCAGCTACGCCCAGGAATGGGGCGTAGACCTAACTACTGTTACCCCTGGTGCGGCCACCCGTCGCTACACCGATTTCTTGCTCAGCACCGCTTGGGGGCAAGCGCCCGGAGCAACGGCGGTGGCGATGGCCCCCTGCATGCGGCTCTACGCCTTTTTAGGTCAGTCTCTGGCAAAACGTAGCCCGCCGCCCCACCGCTATAGCCCCTGGATTGACACCTACAGCAGCGACCAGTTTGAACCCTTGGCCGCCCAGCTCGAAGCGCTGATTGATCATTCAACAGCAGATAACGCCAGCAACCAGACCGCCTACCGCTATGCAATGGAATGCGAACTCGCCTTTTTTGAAGCCGCTTGGCAGATAGGCAGCTTACAACCACAAGAATGA
- a CDS encoding ABC transporter permease, with protein sequence MATDTDLAPRAVAPVGSKNRVWERLWGDRTAQLALVVLGILMLAIALGPILYPGSPSTIDFGRAFLPPGAGQPFGTNDLGQDQLARLLIGGRISLAVGLAATLVGISLGVVIGALAGFCGGWVDVVLMRVTDLFLALPQLPLVLLVVYLLGDPVRRALGPERGIFLLIVLLIGGLSWMSVARLVRAGFLSLKQRTFVQAAVALGARPWGIVKTHLLPNILGPVIVAATIGVGNALLAESTLSFLGVGFPPDVPTWGRMLYDAQNYIESAPYLVLVPGLAIFLTVLCINTLGDRLRDSLDPTSR encoded by the coding sequence ATGGCCACTGATACCGACCTGGCGCCGAGAGCTGTGGCTCCTGTGGGAAGCAAAAATCGGGTATGGGAGCGGTTGTGGGGCGATCGCACCGCCCAACTTGCCCTGGTGGTGCTAGGGATTTTGATGCTGGCGATCGCTCTCGGCCCCATCCTCTACCCCGGTTCTCCCAGCACCATCGACTTTGGCCGCGCCTTTTTGCCGCCTGGTGCGGGGCAGCCCTTTGGCACCAACGACCTGGGCCAAGATCAACTGGCTCGGCTGCTGATTGGGGGCCGCATTTCGCTGGCGGTGGGGCTAGCAGCTACCCTAGTGGGCATTAGTTTAGGGGTGGTTATTGGTGCTCTGGCCGGATTCTGCGGCGGTTGGGTGGATGTTGTTTTAATGCGGGTCACCGACCTGTTTTTGGCACTGCCGCAGCTGCCCTTGGTGCTGCTGGTGGTCTACCTGCTGGGCGACCCGGTGCGCCGCGCCCTAGGGCCAGAGCGGGGCATTTTTTTGCTGATTGTGCTGCTAATTGGCGGCTTGAGTTGGATGTCGGTGGCCCGGCTGGTGCGGGCCGGGTTTTTGAGCCTGAAGCAGCGCACCTTTGTACAGGCGGCCGTGGCCTTGGGGGCGAGACCCTGGGGAATTGTCAAAACCCATCTGCTGCCCAACATCCTCGGGCCGGTGATTGTGGCGGCGACTATTGGTGTTGGCAATGCCCTCTTGGCCGAGTCGACGCTGAGTTTTTTAGGGGTAGGATTTCCCCCTGACGTGCCCACTTGGGGACGCATGCTCTACGACGCCCAAAACTATATTGAGAGCGCTCCCTACTTGGTGCTGGTCCCAGGTCTGGCAATTTTTCTCACAGTCCTTTGCATCAACACGCTGGGCGATCGCCTCCGCGATAGTCTAGATCCTACCAGCCGCTAA
- a CDS encoding ArsA family ATPase — protein MALILTYLGKGGSGSTTVAIAAAKQRARAGQRVLLAIQDVTPAPALLLGQALSVEPQELESNLWGMQFQSAALLEQSWDEVKALESQYLRTPFLKAVYGQELGVMPGMDSALALNTLRQLNASDRYDVIIYDGSDALATLRMLGMPEILDWYLRRFRGVFQQSDVGRVLSPFLQPMAAAVLAVDWSGDVLDQPTGQVRSQLEEGRQAVTDPSRMAAFLVTTPTPGAVATARYLWGSAQQIGLTVGGVVVNGGSLDDEQATAFAPLPQVALPSVVEQGWESAIAALPDPAQWATAAPRPVSVDAAAKTVRLFLPSFDKTQVKLTQYGPEVTIEAGDQRRNLLLPPGLQGKAVAGAKFQDQHLVISFS, from the coding sequence ATGGCATTAATTCTCACCTATTTGGGTAAGGGCGGCAGCGGCAGTACGACTGTAGCGATCGCCGCCGCAAAACAGCGGGCACGGGCCGGGCAGCGGGTGCTACTGGCCATTCAAGATGTGACCCCGGCTCCAGCGCTACTACTGGGTCAGGCCCTAAGCGTCGAACCCCAAGAGCTAGAGTCCAACTTGTGGGGCATGCAGTTTCAAAGCGCAGCGCTGCTGGAGCAAAGCTGGGATGAAGTTAAAGCCCTAGAATCCCAGTATCTGCGAACGCCCTTTCTCAAGGCGGTCTATGGTCAAGAGCTAGGGGTGATGCCGGGCATGGACAGCGCCTTGGCTCTCAACACTCTACGGCAGCTCAACGCCAGCGATCGTTACGACGTGATCATCTACGACGGCAGCGATGCCCTGGCGACCCTACGTATGCTGGGCATGCCCGAAATTTTAGATTGGTACCTGCGGCGGTTTCGCGGCGTGTTTCAGCAGTCCGATGTGGGGCGGGTGTTGTCGCCCTTTTTGCAGCCCATGGCCGCAGCCGTGCTAGCGGTCGACTGGTCTGGGGATGTGCTCGACCAGCCCACCGGACAGGTGCGATCGCAGCTTGAGGAAGGTCGCCAGGCAGTAACCGACCCCAGCCGCATGGCCGCTTTCTTAGTCACAACACCTACTCCTGGGGCAGTGGCGACGGCCCGCTACCTGTGGGGCAGCGCTCAGCAGATTGGCCTCACCGTAGGCGGCGTGGTGGTGAATGGGGGTTCTCTAGACGATGAGCAGGCGACAGCCTTTGCTCCCCTGCCCCAGGTGGCGCTGCCCTCGGTAGTAGAGCAGGGCTGGGAAAGCGCGATCGCCGCCCTGCCCGACCCGGCCCAGTGGGCGACGGCAGCTCCTCGCCCGGTCAGCGTAGATGCGGCGGCCAAAACCGTGCGGCTCTTCTTACCCAGCTTTGACAAAACCCAGGTCAAGCTCACCCAGTATGGCCCCGAGGTCACGATTGAAGCGGGCGATCAGCGGCGCAACCTGCTGCTGCCT
- a CDS encoding polysaccharide deacetylase family protein, translating to MAPPHHQLLTQVARMFPDALFYAPTKAPLVALTIDDVPTPGDRDDASTRLILNALDTYNRTAKQPVRATFFVITDHLNPGSTILQDILASGHEIANHGTTDTTPAILQPAQFARHFQEAHDRITDLIQQPLRWYRPGRGLYNRAMVDHIRLAPGYESLVALASMIPFDTMRSLSKPNLNTWYLAQFIFPGAIFVMHGGSMERCVQTAYALPTLLALIDRQGYRVGTLSELYDSLPVDSPAQPTAETPAAPPPPHPPQPPVPPSQPPA from the coding sequence ATGGCTCCTCCCCACCATCAACTGCTGACCCAGGTTGCCCGGATGTTTCCGGATGCGCTGTTCTATGCGCCGACTAAAGCTCCCCTCGTAGCGCTGACCATTGACGATGTGCCGACGCCGGGCGATCGCGACGATGCCTCCACCCGGCTGATTCTCAACGCGTTGGATACCTACAACCGCACCGCCAAACAGCCGGTGCGCGCCACGTTCTTCGTCATTACCGACCACCTCAACCCTGGCAGCACGATTCTGCAAGACATTCTCGCCAGCGGCCACGAGATCGCCAACCACGGCACCACCGACACTACCCCAGCTATCTTGCAGCCGGCTCAGTTTGCTCGCCACTTTCAAGAGGCCCACGATCGCATCACCGACTTGATTCAGCAACCCCTGCGCTGGTATCGCCCTGGGCGCGGCCTCTACAACCGGGCCATGGTTGATCACATTCGGCTTGCTCCCGGTTACGAGTCGCTAGTGGCCTTAGCTTCAATGATTCCCTTCGACACTATGCGAAGCCTTAGCAAGCCCAACCTCAATACCTGGTACCTGGCGCAGTTTATTTTTCCGGGGGCAATTTTTGTCATGCACGGCGGCTCAATGGAGCGCTGCGTTCAGACCGCCTATGCTCTGCCCACTCTGCTGGCGCTGATCGATCGCCAGGGCTACCGCGTTGGCACCCTCTCGGAACTGTATGACAGCCTGCCGGTTGACAGCCCGGCCCAACCTACAGCAGAAACTCCCGCAGCGCCGCCGCCACCCCATCCGCCTCAACCCCCGGTGCCACCCAGTCAGCCCCCTGCTTGA
- a CDS encoding nuclear transport factor 2 family protein, with amino-acid sequence MDSEIETQIRECEARLYAAMSASDVAELDLLIADDLLFAGPTGELATKAMDLDLHRTGGTQFHEFVPKGLEIRVLSEHFALASAHVFLSGTYSGNAFAGDYRYMRVWRRDRSGWQIIGGSATAMV; translated from the coding sequence ATGGATTCAGAAATTGAAACTCAAATTCGCGAGTGTGAAGCGCGACTTTACGCCGCAATGTCGGCCTCCGATGTAGCTGAATTAGATCTGCTCATTGCCGACGATCTGCTTTTCGCCGGGCCAACTGGTGAACTGGCAACCAAAGCGATGGATTTAGATTTGCATCGTACTGGTGGTACTCAGTTTCACGAGTTTGTGCCTAAAGGGCTAGAGATACGAGTTTTGAGCGAACACTTTGCTCTTGCGTCGGCTCACGTTTTCTTGAGCGGCACGTATTCAGGAAATGCCTTCGCAGGGGATTACCGCTACATGAGAGTTTGGCGTAGAGACAGAAGCGGTTGGCAAATTATTGGTGGCAGCGCTACCGCAATGGTTTGA
- the hisF gene encoding imidazole glycerol phosphate synthase subunit HisF — protein MLAKRIVPCLDVKAGRVVKGVNFVDLRDAGDPVELAQAYNQAGADELVFLDITATHEDRDIIYDVVYRTAEQVFIPLTVGGGVQSLETIKKLLRAGADKVSINSAAVKQPELIRAASDRFGAQCIVVAIDARRRPDPGNPGWDVYVRGGRENTGLDALAWAEEVVNQGAGELLVTSMDADGTQAGYDLDLTRAIADRVPVPVIASGGAGNCDHIHQALTEGKAEAALLASLLHYGQLTVQQVKEHLRDRQVPVRLT, from the coding sequence ATGCTGGCCAAACGGATTGTGCCCTGTCTCGATGTGAAAGCCGGCCGGGTGGTGAAGGGGGTCAATTTTGTCGACCTGCGCGATGCAGGCGATCCGGTGGAGCTGGCCCAGGCCTACAACCAGGCAGGAGCCGATGAACTGGTGTTTCTTGACATTACCGCCACCCACGAAGACCGCGACATCATCTACGACGTGGTGTACCGCACGGCTGAGCAGGTGTTTATCCCCCTCACGGTGGGGGGAGGCGTACAATCCTTAGAGACCATTAAAAAATTGTTACGGGCCGGGGCCGATAAGGTCAGCATTAACTCGGCGGCGGTGAAGCAGCCTGAGCTGATAAGGGCGGCCAGCGATCGCTTCGGCGCTCAGTGCATTGTGGTGGCGATCGATGCCCGCCGCCGCCCCGACCCTGGCAATCCAGGTTGGGATGTCTACGTGCGCGGCGGTCGCGAGAATACAGGGCTTGACGCCCTAGCTTGGGCCGAGGAAGTCGTTAACCAAGGAGCGGGCGAGCTGCTGGTCACCAGCATGGATGCCGATGGTACCCAGGCGGGTTACGACCTCGATCTCACCCGCGCCATCGCCGATCGGGTCCCGGTGCCGGTGATTGCCTCTGGCGGGGCTGGCAACTGCGACCACATCCACCAGGCCCTCACCGAGGGAAAAGCTGAGGCGGCCCTGTTGGCCTCACTGCTACACTACGGGCAGCTGACGGTGCAGCAGGTGAAGGAGCATTTGCGCGATCGCCAGGTACCGGTGCGTTTGACCTAG
- a CDS encoding ABC transporter permease yields the protein MLGYLLKRLLIAIPTLLAISAVIFFILALAPSNPLGDLATNPAITPEVRENIMRSLGLDQPIPIRYLKWTVALFSGNLGYSFTSRLPVAELIAQRLPVTLWVIGVAYLLSVALALPLGIVAALRHNTWIDRAITTLAFMGFSTPPFFSGLVLIIVLSVRLGWLPFIYDNQLVVSDAATLGRWLKQSIMPIATLVLFQTAVLLRFVRAAMLEEIPQNYVKTARAKGLGRWRIVTLHMLRNALIPVVTLVALDIPTIFTGALVTEQVFRVPGIGALLIESIYRSDTPVVMGIAFIYAVLVVAFNLVADILYGIIDPRVRYGH from the coding sequence ATGCTCGGCTACTTGCTCAAACGCCTGCTGATCGCTATTCCCACGTTGCTGGCGATTAGCGCGGTGATCTTCTTCATCTTGGCGCTGGCACCCAGCAATCCCCTGGGGGATCTGGCGACGAATCCGGCGATTACGCCAGAGGTGCGGGAGAATATTATGCGATCGCTCGGTCTTGACCAGCCTATTCCTATTCGTTATTTGAAATGGACGGTGGCGTTGTTTAGCGGTAACCTGGGCTATTCGTTTACCAGTCGTCTGCCGGTGGCAGAGCTGATTGCCCAGCGGTTGCCGGTGACGCTGTGGGTGATCGGGGTGGCCTATCTGTTGAGTGTGGCCCTGGCTCTGCCTTTAGGGATTGTGGCGGCGCTGCGGCACAACACCTGGATCGATCGGGCGATTACGACGCTGGCGTTTATGGGGTTTTCGACGCCGCCGTTTTTTTCGGGGCTGGTGCTGATCATTGTATTGAGCGTGCGGCTAGGGTGGTTGCCCTTTATCTACGACAACCAGCTGGTAGTGAGTGATGCCGCGACCTTGGGGCGGTGGCTGAAGCAGTCAATTATGCCGATCGCAACTCTGGTGCTGTTTCAAACGGCGGTGCTGCTGCGCTTTGTGCGGGCTGCCATGCTTGAAGAAATTCCGCAGAACTATGTGAAAACGGCGCGGGCAAAGGGGCTGGGCCGCTGGCGCATTGTCACCTTGCACATGCTGCGTAATGCGCTGATTCCGGTGGTGACGCTGGTGGCGCTGGATATTCCGACAATTTTTACGGGGGCGCTGGTGACAGAGCAAGTGTTTCGGGTGCCGGGGATTGGGGCGCTGCTGATCGAGTCGATCTACCGCAGCGATACGCCAGTGGTGATGGGGATTGCGTTTATCTACGCGGTGCTGGTGGTGGCGTTTAACTTGGTGGCCGACATTCTCTACGGCATCATTGACCCTCGGGTGCGCTATGGCCACTGA
- a CDS encoding Cof-type HAD-IIB family hydrolase: MIADIRLLVLDIDGTLAGVSNQISEPVLEAVREVQQRGIAVAIATGRMYQSALRFYEVVGSTLPLMAYQGAFIKDPNTQKLHRHTPLPRRLALEILAYLAPMEANNDLSIHLYIDDQLHVRAIIEDTKAYAVRSGVNPIAAGDLAALLTGNVAIETTKLLTLSENVDLLSDILSELGQRYPLDDLYLTRSVEYFVEATHPKANKGEAVRFLAEDLLGLKPDQVMTVGDNYNDLEMLRYAGIGVAMGDAPEPVKQGADWVAPGVEADGVAAALREFLL; this comes from the coding sequence ATGATTGCCGATATTCGTCTACTCGTGCTCGATATCGATGGCACCCTGGCTGGCGTGTCTAACCAGATCAGCGAGCCGGTGCTGGAGGCGGTGCGAGAGGTGCAGCAGCGGGGGATTGCGGTGGCGATCGCCACCGGCCGCATGTATCAGTCGGCCTTGCGATTCTACGAGGTGGTGGGCTCTACCCTGCCGCTGATGGCCTACCAGGGAGCGTTCATCAAAGACCCCAACACGCAGAAATTGCACCGCCACACCCCGCTACCCCGGCGGCTGGCCCTCGAAATTCTCGCCTACCTGGCGCCGATGGAGGCTAACAACGACCTGTCGATTCACCTCTACATCGACGACCAGCTCCACGTGCGGGCAATTATTGAAGACACCAAGGCCTACGCCGTGCGATCGGGTGTTAACCCGATCGCAGCGGGAGATCTGGCCGCGCTCTTGACGGGCAACGTCGCCATCGAAACCACCAAGCTACTCACCCTCAGCGAAAACGTAGACCTGCTAAGCGACATTCTTAGCGAGCTGGGGCAGCGCTATCCCCTCGATGACCTGTATCTGACGCGATCGGTGGAATATTTTGTCGAGGCTACCCATCCCAAAGCCAACAAGGGCGAGGCGGTGCGGTTTTTGGCCGAAGACCTGCTGGGCCTCAAGCCCGACCAGGTGATGACCGTGGGCGACAACTACAACGACCTCGAAATGCTGCGCTACGCGGGCATTGGTGTGGCCATGGGCGATGCCCCGGAGCCGGTCAAGCAGGGGGCTGACTGGGTGGCACCGGGGGTTGAGGCGGATGGGGTGGCGGCGGCGCTGCGGGAGTTTCTGCTGTAG